The following coding sequences lie in one Apium graveolens cultivar Ventura chromosome 1, ASM990537v1, whole genome shotgun sequence genomic window:
- the LOC141665372 gene encoding transcription factor PIF3-like isoform X2, which translates to MPLSEFYETLNSKGKVEGSRSTDLAFVPNNGLVELVCENGQIMMQDQSLNRKAPKIPTNNFHFQTPRYLDKDVVNEPASKVGKYGNIGSIYSDITTSAPSTEPVVTHDDDMAQWFNYPIGDSLQQDYCSDFLPELSSVTVNESSMHNSFASIEKRDRYNQVVRNSESGSVQNNELGSGQGSAPKPPPSKYAPLYHWSGPQGQASVSSVGSRVSAMQHDVSGNLVSSQAPASHLPHTKIHKQDSGLPRSNSSLLNFSHFSRPAAMARANIQNASTVSPLVSSAADRMIENDNLPPSNGRNPAESTHLNQNGIPRKEISYHTQPNFVSSKVDFKRAEPIQLEESLPRGRSDAVCREDANNSNNKKDKPSNPDLGGNTAKRLPENEKAGEPVGASSSVCSGNSVEKTSNDRKINMKRKKCRDAEESEGQSEDLEEECAGAKKAAPARGGSGSKRSRAAEVHNLSERRRRDRINEKMRALQELIPNCNKVDKASMLDEAIEYLKTLQLQVQIMSMGAGMYMPPMMLPTGMQQFHAAHLPHFSPMGVGMGMGMGMGFGMNMLDMNGGPRGCSMIPMSSMQGAHFPSPPMSASANFQGVGGGHLPVFGHPSQGFPMSAAGAHLAPSNSAGGMIGLKMGVNVEVSNAVPAPTMESKNLIKNANLQDMQSAETRISLNPQSSQFHATNEEFDQSALARETDQGPDGSRPDVGGGADDNSTRNNDTLPSRDPSSD; encoded by the exons ATGCCCCTCTCGGAGTTTTACGAAACATTGAATTCAAAGGGGAAGGTTGAAGGTTCCCGTTCTACTGATCTTGCTTTCGT ACCTAACAATGGGCTTGTTGAGTTGGTATGCGAAAATGGTCAAATTATGATGCAAGATCAGTCCCTTAATAGAAAGGCTCCCAAGATCCCGACCAACAATTTTCATTTTCAGACACCTCGATATCTTGATAAGGATGTAGTCAATGAACCTGCCTCCAAAGTTGGAAAGTATGGAAATATTGGTTCTATATATAGTGATATTACTACGTCTGCACCATCTACTGAACCAGTTGTGACTCATGATGATGATATGGCACAGTGGTTTAACTATCCCATCGGAGATAGTCTTCAACAGGACTACTGTTCTGATTTCCTACCTGAGTTATCTAGTGTTACTGTAAATGAATCCTCAATGCACAATAGTTTTGCTTCAATAGAGAAGAGAGATCGTTATAATCAAGTAGTTAGGAATTCAGAAAGTGGTTCAGTACAAAATAACGAGTTGGGCTCAGGGCAAGGAAGTGCACCTAAGCCGCCTCCTTCAAAATATGCACCATTATATCATTGGTCAGGGCCACAAGGGCAAGCATCAGTATCGTCTGTTGGATCAAGAGTTTCGGCGATGCAACATGATGTTTCTGGAAATCTAGTTTCTTCTCAAGCTCCCGCAAGTCATCTCCCTCACACGAAGATACATAAGCAAGATTCTGGATTGCCTAGAAGTAACTCTAGCTTGTTGAACTTCTCTCATTTCTCGAGACCTGCTGCCATGGCTAGAGCTAATATTCAAAATGCTTCTACTGTTTCCCCTCTGGTCTCATCAGCCGCAGATAGGATGATAGAGAATGATAATCTGCCTCCTTCTAATGGTAGAAATCCGGCAGAATCTACACATCTCAACCAGAATGGTATACCAAGAAAAGAAATAAGCTATCATACTCAGCCTAATTTTGTGTCCAGTAAGGTAGATTTTAAAAGAGCAGAGCCTATACAACTGGAGGAGTCACTTCCTCGTGGAAGATCTGATGCTGTTTGTAGAGAAGATGCCAATAATAGTAACAATAAGAAGGACAAGCCATCTAATCCAGATCTTGGTGGAAATACAGCCAAGAGATTGCCAGAAAATGAAAAGGCTGGTGAGCCTGTAGGTGCTTCTTCATCTGTGTGCTCAGGAAATAGTGTAGAAAAAACTTCTAATGACAGGAAAATAAATATGAAGAGGAAAAAATGTCGTGATGCCGAGGAGTCAGAAGGACAAAGTGAA GATTTAGAAGAAGAATGTGCGGGTGCTAAAAAAGCAGCTCCTGCTCGAGGAGGTTCGGGCTCCAAAAGAAGCCGAGCAGCAGAAGTGCATAATTTATCTGAAAGG AGGCGCAGAGACAGAATTAATGAAAAGATGCGAGCGCTACAAGAACTCATACCCAACTGCAACAAG GTGGACAAAGCTTCAATGCTTGATGAGGCAATTGAGTATCTGAAGACTCTTCAACTTCAAGTACAG ATTATGTCAATGGGAGCTGGAATGTATATGCCACCTATGATGTTACCAACTGGAATGCAACAATTTCATGCAGCGCATCTACCCCATTTCTCCCCCATGGGTGTTGGGATGGGAATGGGCATGGGAATGGGTTTTGGTATGAACATGCTAGACATGAATGGTGGACCTCGTGGATGCTCCATGATTCCGATGTCCTCAATGCAAGGAGCGCATTTTCCCTCCCCACCTATGTCGGCGTCTGCTAATTTTCAAGGCGTGGGTGGAGGCCACCTTCCGGTCTTTGGTCATCCTAGTCAAGGGTTTCCCATGTCAGCAGCAGGAGCACACTTGGCACCTAGTAACTCAGCCGGCGGAATGATTGGCTTAAAGATGGGGGTTAATGTGGAAGTTTCAAATGCAGTTCCAGCTCCAACTATGGAATCCAAGAATTTGATAAAGAATGCCAACTTACAGGATATGCAAAGTGCTGAAACCAGGATTTCATTGAACCCGCAGTCTAGTCAG TTCCATGCAACAAATGAAGAGTTTGACCAGTCTGCTTTGGCGCGGGAAACTGATCAAGGGCCAGATGGTTCCAGGCCAGATGTTGGTGGCGGTGCAGATGATAACTCGACGAGGAATAATGACACACTACCTAGCAGAGATCCTA GTAGTGATTGA
- the LOC141665372 gene encoding transcription factor PIF3-like isoform X1, producing the protein MPLSEFYETLNSKGKVEGSRSTDLAFVPNNGLVELVCENGQIMMQDQSLNRKAPKIPTNNFHFQTPRYLDKDVVNEPASKVGKYGNIGSIYSDITTSAPSTEPVVTHDDDMAQWFNYPIGDSLQQDYCSDFLPELSSVTVNESSMHNSFASIEKRDRYNQVVRNSESGSVQNNELGSGQGSAPKPPPSKYAPLYHWSGPQGQASVSSVGSRVSAMQHDVSGNLVSSQAPASHLPHTKIHKQDSGLPRSNSSLLNFSHFSRPAAMARANIQNASTVSPLVSSAADRMIENDNLPPSNGRNPAESTHLNQNGIPRKEISYHTQPNFVSSKVDFKRAEPIQLEESLPRGRSDAVCREDANNSNNKKDKPSNPDLGGNTAKRLPENEKAGEPVGASSSVCSGNSVEKTSNDRKINMKRKKCRDAEESEGQSEDLEEECAGAKKAAPARGGSGSKRSRAAEVHNLSERRRRDRINEKMRALQELIPNCNKVDKASMLDEAIEYLKTLQLQVQIMSMGAGMYMPPMMLPTGMQQFHAAHLPHFSPMGVGMGMGMGMGFGMNMLDMNGGPRGCSMIPMSSMQGAHFPSPPMSASANFQGVGGGHLPVFGHPSQGFPMSAAGAHLAPSNSAGGMIGLKMGVNVEVSNAVPAPTMESKNLIKNANLQDMQSAETRISLNPQSSQFHATNEEFDQSALARETDQGPDGSRPDVGGGADDNSTRNNDTLPSRDPMNLHFYLQVVIDSNN; encoded by the exons ATGCCCCTCTCGGAGTTTTACGAAACATTGAATTCAAAGGGGAAGGTTGAAGGTTCCCGTTCTACTGATCTTGCTTTCGT ACCTAACAATGGGCTTGTTGAGTTGGTATGCGAAAATGGTCAAATTATGATGCAAGATCAGTCCCTTAATAGAAAGGCTCCCAAGATCCCGACCAACAATTTTCATTTTCAGACACCTCGATATCTTGATAAGGATGTAGTCAATGAACCTGCCTCCAAAGTTGGAAAGTATGGAAATATTGGTTCTATATATAGTGATATTACTACGTCTGCACCATCTACTGAACCAGTTGTGACTCATGATGATGATATGGCACAGTGGTTTAACTATCCCATCGGAGATAGTCTTCAACAGGACTACTGTTCTGATTTCCTACCTGAGTTATCTAGTGTTACTGTAAATGAATCCTCAATGCACAATAGTTTTGCTTCAATAGAGAAGAGAGATCGTTATAATCAAGTAGTTAGGAATTCAGAAAGTGGTTCAGTACAAAATAACGAGTTGGGCTCAGGGCAAGGAAGTGCACCTAAGCCGCCTCCTTCAAAATATGCACCATTATATCATTGGTCAGGGCCACAAGGGCAAGCATCAGTATCGTCTGTTGGATCAAGAGTTTCGGCGATGCAACATGATGTTTCTGGAAATCTAGTTTCTTCTCAAGCTCCCGCAAGTCATCTCCCTCACACGAAGATACATAAGCAAGATTCTGGATTGCCTAGAAGTAACTCTAGCTTGTTGAACTTCTCTCATTTCTCGAGACCTGCTGCCATGGCTAGAGCTAATATTCAAAATGCTTCTACTGTTTCCCCTCTGGTCTCATCAGCCGCAGATAGGATGATAGAGAATGATAATCTGCCTCCTTCTAATGGTAGAAATCCGGCAGAATCTACACATCTCAACCAGAATGGTATACCAAGAAAAGAAATAAGCTATCATACTCAGCCTAATTTTGTGTCCAGTAAGGTAGATTTTAAAAGAGCAGAGCCTATACAACTGGAGGAGTCACTTCCTCGTGGAAGATCTGATGCTGTTTGTAGAGAAGATGCCAATAATAGTAACAATAAGAAGGACAAGCCATCTAATCCAGATCTTGGTGGAAATACAGCCAAGAGATTGCCAGAAAATGAAAAGGCTGGTGAGCCTGTAGGTGCTTCTTCATCTGTGTGCTCAGGAAATAGTGTAGAAAAAACTTCTAATGACAGGAAAATAAATATGAAGAGGAAAAAATGTCGTGATGCCGAGGAGTCAGAAGGACAAAGTGAA GATTTAGAAGAAGAATGTGCGGGTGCTAAAAAAGCAGCTCCTGCTCGAGGAGGTTCGGGCTCCAAAAGAAGCCGAGCAGCAGAAGTGCATAATTTATCTGAAAGG AGGCGCAGAGACAGAATTAATGAAAAGATGCGAGCGCTACAAGAACTCATACCCAACTGCAACAAG GTGGACAAAGCTTCAATGCTTGATGAGGCAATTGAGTATCTGAAGACTCTTCAACTTCAAGTACAG ATTATGTCAATGGGAGCTGGAATGTATATGCCACCTATGATGTTACCAACTGGAATGCAACAATTTCATGCAGCGCATCTACCCCATTTCTCCCCCATGGGTGTTGGGATGGGAATGGGCATGGGAATGGGTTTTGGTATGAACATGCTAGACATGAATGGTGGACCTCGTGGATGCTCCATGATTCCGATGTCCTCAATGCAAGGAGCGCATTTTCCCTCCCCACCTATGTCGGCGTCTGCTAATTTTCAAGGCGTGGGTGGAGGCCACCTTCCGGTCTTTGGTCATCCTAGTCAAGGGTTTCCCATGTCAGCAGCAGGAGCACACTTGGCACCTAGTAACTCAGCCGGCGGAATGATTGGCTTAAAGATGGGGGTTAATGTGGAAGTTTCAAATGCAGTTCCAGCTCCAACTATGGAATCCAAGAATTTGATAAAGAATGCCAACTTACAGGATATGCAAAGTGCTGAAACCAGGATTTCATTGAACCCGCAGTCTAGTCAG TTCCATGCAACAAATGAAGAGTTTGACCAGTCTGCTTTGGCGCGGGAAACTGATCAAGGGCCAGATGGTTCCAGGCCAGATGTTGGTGGCGGTGCAGATGATAACTCGACGAGGAATAATGACACACTACCTAGCAGAGATCCTA TGAACTTGCATTTCTATCTGCAGGTAGTGATTGATAGCAACAATTGA
- the LOC141665389 gene encoding uncharacterized protein LOC141665389 yields MASEAVGADHPIISQQVKEELHEEIEETREEVKQPKTEEASPTAAMPLSESECKIDAEPIETPTYEELKQTVVEENSETEILVTAVAPLAESEDKVENNKIEPSVVEDEKKTVDEQKPIAAVVPTFEEKPKYEDLSRLPAVLAESEEKVEVEPHVTDVKQAIEEVEYSAAEVVPFAEPEPKVEEKNVEPLVVEEVKTADEPLVEEKIESDAHVIDEPEIAAEPPVVNENNVIESPAEVKVLQTPQVEVKIVDEVLVEEKTANETHIIEEPGISAEPPVLKENTVTGPPAEVKILQTPVVEEVKIADEPLVEEKIANVPHDVKEPEIAAEPPVVKENTVVEPPTEVKLLQTPVVEVVKIEDEPLVIEKIESDTHVVEERESAAEPPLIEENNVIEASVDVKFLQTPLVEEVNIVDEPLVEEKIANDTHVVEEPEIAAEPPALKENTMIEPPAEVKLLQTPVVEEVKIADEPLVEEKIANDPHVVKEPEIVTEPPVVEENTVIEPPTEVELLQTPVVEEVKISELLVEEKIASDTCAVEEPEIAAEPRVVEENIVTELPVVKLLQTPVVEEMKETTEKLVVEEKIATETPVDEEAKISTENPLLEVKTLIEPFAEEEKIVEIPTVEQEKNNTETPVVENLKNTIESPVAIEEKGISVPTLAEEVKKITEPAVIEEVKHTTESPILEEVKNVDDTAVVDASVQDKSVVAQECTSEQDTPDVTEPEAKNVESHLVTETSEISEEQEQKVKSVEEKPVEKLKAEGIPESSIEAVDKKEQEEELPIKESEPALVKDVGIMEPQSIKEEALESSTDVVEKPQEYIVVESKESVDDSADKVDDIKLSKEEESTEKTPLENPSFVEATLPTKEDQADAKEVITGGEADLVEELPKEKDDTSVKVEAETEAKEVKTDSAQPETKEAEGVVKSILTPAAAENILEEVITSKDTKFVAENEKEDTKSETVLPVETYSNGTVADKTLKEPDETKQEKPEVKAEEDNVPTDQTKELDDKLASRDLPKEVVTIKSTTKQSNTILSKVKNTLVKAKKAITGKSTNTKTPSSELKGEIKA; encoded by the exons ATGGCTAGTGAAGCTGTTGGAGCAGATCATCCTATTATATCTCAG CAAGTCAAGGAAGAATTACATGAAGAGATAGAAGAAACCAGGGAGGAAGTAAAGCAGCCAAAAACTGAGGAAGCGTCGCCTACTGCTGCAATGCCTTTGTCTGAATCTGAATGTAAGATCGACGCTGAGCCAATTGAGACTCCAACCTATGAGGAGTTGAAGCAAACAGTTGTAGAAGAAAATTCAGAAACCGAGATATTGGTTACTGCAGTAGCACCTTTGGCTGAAAGTGAAGACAAAGTTGAGAACAATAAAATTGAGCCTTCCGTGGTTGAAGATGAAAAGAAAACAGTTGATGAACAAAAGCCAATAGCAGCAGTAGTGCCAACATTTGAGGAAAAACCAAAATATGAGGATTTGTCTAGGCTACCTGCTGTTTTGGCTGAATCAGAAGAAAAAGTTGAGGTTGAGCCCCATGTAACTGATGTGAAGCAAGCTATTGAAGAAGTCGAGTATTCAGCAGCAGAGGTAGTTCCATTTGCTGAACCAGAACCAAAGGTTGAAGAAAAGAATGTCGAGCCTCTTGTAGTTGAAGAAGTGAAGACCGCAGATGAGCCCCTTGTGGAAGAGAAGATCGAAAGTGATGCTCATGTCATTGATGAACCAGAGATTGCTGCAGAGCCTCCTGTAGTAAATGAGAATAATGTGATTGAATCTCCTGCAGAAGTCAAGGTTCTTCAAACTCCTCAAGTTGAAGTGAAGATCGTAGATGAGGTCCTTGTGGAAGAGAAGACCGCAAATGAGACTCATATCATTGAAGAACCAGGAATTTCTGCAGAGCCTCCTGTACTAAAAGAGAATACAGTGACTGGACCTCCTGCAGAAGTAAAGATTCTTCAAACTCCGGTAGTTGAAGAAGTGAAGATCGCAGATGAGCCTCTTGTGGAAGAGAAGATCGCAAATGTCCCTCATGACGTCAAAGAACCAGAAATTGCTGCTGAGCCTCCTGTAGTAAAAGAGAATACCGTAGTTGAACCTCCTACGGAAGTAAAGCTTCTTCAAACTCCTGTAGTCGAAGTAGTGAAGATTGAAGATGAGCCCCTTGTGATAGAGAAGATCGAAAGTGATACTCATGTTGTTGAAGAACGAGAGAGTGCTGCTGAACCTCCTTTAATAGAAGAGAATAACGTGATTGAAGCATCTGTGGATGTAAAGTTTCTTCAAACTCCTCTAGTTGAAGAAGTGAATATCGTAGATGAGCCCCTTGTGGAAGAGAAGATCGCAAATGATACTCATGTCGTTGAAGAACCAGAAATTGCTGCTGAGCCTCCTGCACTAAAAGAGAATACCATGATTGAACCTCCTGCGGAAGTAAAGCTTCTTCAAACTCCTGTAGTTGAAGAAGTGAAGATCGCAGATGAGCCCCTTGTGGAAGAAAAGATCGCAAATGATCCTCATGTTGTTAAAGAACCAGAAATTGTTACTGAGCCTCCTGTAGTGGAAGAGAATACCGTGATTGAACCACCTACGGAAGTAGAGCTTCTTCAAACTCCGGTAGTTGAAGAAGTGAAGATTTCAGAGCTCCTTGTAGAAGAAAAGATTGCAAGTGATACTTGTGCTGTTGAAGAGCCAGAAATTGCTGCTGAACCTCGTGTAGTAGAAGAGAATATCGTGACCGAGCTTCCTGTGGTAAAGCTTCTTCAAACTCCTGTAGTTGAAGAAATGAAGGAGACAACAGAGAAACTTGTAGTGGAAGAGAAAATCGCAACTGAGACTCCTGTAGATGAAGAAGCAAAGATCTCTACAGAGAACCCTCTACTAGAAGTGAAGACCTTGATTGAGCCTTTTGCAGAGGAAGAGAAGATAGTTGAGATTCCTACAGTTGAACAAGAAAAAAATAATACTGAGACTCCTGTAGTTGAAAATTTGAAAAACACAATTGAGAGTCCTGTAGCGATAGAAGAGAAAGGCATCAGTGTGCCTACGCTAGCTGAAGAAGTAAAGAAAATTACTGAGCCTGCTGTAATTGAAGAAGTGAAGCACACAACTGAATCTCCTATACTTGAAGAAGTGAAAAACGTTGATGATACTGCTGTTGTAGATGCTTCAGTTCAAGACAAATCTGTAGTGGCACAAGAGTGTACTTCTGAACAAGACACGCCTGATGTCACAGAACCAGAAGCAAAGAATGTTGAAAGCCATTTGGTGACAGAGACTTCTGAAATATCAGAAGAACAGGAGCAAAAGGTGAAGTCAGTTGAGGAAAAACCAGTGGAGAAACTAAAAGCAGAAGGCATTCCAGAATCATCAATAGAGGCTGTTGATAAAAAggagcaagaagaagaattgcCTATAAAAGAATCAGAACCAGCTTTGGTAAAAGATGTAGGAATTATGGAACCACAGTCTATCAAGGAAGAAGCTTTAGAATCATCAACTGATGTGGTAGAGAAACCACAGGAATATATAGTAGTTGAATCTAAGGAAAGTGTCGACGATTCAGCTGATAAAGTTGATGACATCAAGTTGTCAAAAGAAGAAGAATCTACCGAAAAGACTCCTCTAGAAAACCCAAGTTTTGTTGAAGCCACATTACCAACCAAGGAAGATCAAGCTGATGCAAAAGAAGTGATTACAGGTGGTGAAGCTGATCTAGTTGAAGAGCTACCGAAAGAGAAAGATGACACATCGGTAAAGGTCGAAGCAGAGACTGAAGCAAAGGAGGTGAAAACTGACTCAGCTCAGCCTGAGACTAAAGAAGCTGAGGGAGTCGTCAAATCTATCTTAACCCCTGCAGCTGCTGAAAACATTTTGGAGGAGGTGATTACTTCTAAAGACACAAAATTTGTTGCTGAGAATGAGAAGGAAGACACGAAGAGCGAGACTGTTTTGCCAGTTGAAACCTATAGTAATGGAACTGTCGCTGATAAAACATTGAAGGAACCTGATGAGACTAAACAAGAGAAGCCTGAGGTAAAAGCGGAAGAAGACAATGTTCCAACAGATCAAACAAaagaacttgatgataagttagcATCGCGAGACCTCCCCAAGGAAGTGGTTACAATAAAATCCACTACAAAGCAATCAAATACCATTTTATCAAAGGTGAAAAATACCCTTGTTAAGGCGAAGAAAGCTATCACTGGGAAGTCTACCAACACAAAGACCCCTTCTTCTGAACTTAAAGGTGAGATCAAAGCTTAA